The region CGTCGCCGCCAACATCGCGAAAACGGTCGAACTGACCGGTCTCGCGGCCGATCGCGGCGCGAAAGTGGTGGTTTTTCCCGAGAAATTCCTGAGTGGCTATGAACCGGATCTGATTGCCGGCGACCCGGCGAAGTACGCCTTCGAAACGCACGATGCGCGTCTCGAACCGATTCGCGACATCTGCCGCCGGCGCGAGATCGTGGTGATCGTCGGCGCGGCAACACGCGATGCGGGCGCGCTACACATTTCCTCGCTGGTATTCGATCGAAGCGGCAAGGAGATCGAGCCGTATCACAAGCAGTATCTCTACAGCAGCGAGAGAACCATTTACACGCCGGGCACGCGGGGCCGCATGCTGGAACTGAATGGCTGGCGTCTCGCGCTCGGCGTCTGCTACGACTCGGGTTTTCCGGAGCATGCGAGACTCGCGGCGCTCAATGGCGCGCATGCCTACCTGGTCAGCGCGCTCTTCAGCGTGAAGACCGGCTATCACCAGTCGCGCGTCTGGTTTCCGGCGCGGGCGTTCGACAACACGCTTTACGTGCTGCTGTCGAATCACGTCGGCACGACCGGCGGCTGGGCGACCTGCGGGTCGAGCGCGATCTGGCGTCCGGACGGCGATGCGATCGTGGAAGCGGACCGCGAGCACGACGGCGTGATTACCGCGCTACTCGATCCCGCTGTACTGGCCGACGTGCGGGCGCGCGAAACGGTGCTCGCGGATTTCGCCGCGCGCGACGAGGGGCCGAGCGGCGAGTACATCGTGTCGCGTCTCGACTGACGCGTGTGCAGTACGCTTTCTCCGGCTTCTATGGCTTCTATGGCTTCGGCACGGCCGGTTGCGCGGTGCCGAGCGGACTGCGTCGTGGAGAAGGCACGGCCCACAGCAATGCGATCATGCCGGCGATCAACAGCACGGCGATCACCGCAAAGCCGGTGTAAATGCTGCCGGTTCGCGTCGCCAGCGAGCCGATCAGCGAAGGACTCACGGCGCCGCCGATCGCACCGATCGCGGTAATCGTCGCGATGCCGGCCGCCGCCGCGCCGCCGTCGAGGTCCGCGGTCGGAATTGTCCAGAAGATGCTGAGCGTCGCGTAAATACAGATCGAGGCGACCACCAGCAACGCGACGGTGAAGGGCACGCTGCGCGCGGCGAACGGCAATAACAGAAAACTCGCCGCCACCGCGAAACCGCAAGCCGCGACGTGCCAGCGCCGTTCCGCGCGACGATCCGAACTATGTCCGATGACAACAATGCCGATTGCCGTGCACACCGACATCCCGCCGCTGATCCAGCCGATGTGACCGAGCTGCTGCACGCCGACATGGCGCAATAGCGTCGGAATCCAGAAGCCGATTGCATTGAGTCCCATGAACACGCAGAAGTAAATGGCCGAAAGAAGATAGATGCGCGGATTGCGCAATACGTCGGCGAGTCCTGCCGGTGGCGTGTACTGCGTGCCGCGCGTTTTCCTGTCCGCATCGAGTGCCATCGCGACGAAACGCTTTTCTTCATGGCTGAGCCATTTGGCGCTCGCCGGACGATCGTCGAGATAAAGCAGTGCCATGACGCCGAGTGCAATGGCCGGCACGCCTTCAATCAGGAATAGCCACTGCCAGCCGCGCAAGCCGAGTAGGTCGTGGAAATGCACCATGATCCAGCCTGACAGCGGACCGCCGATAATTCCGGCGAGCGGCACCGCCATGATGAACAGACTCGTGATGCGCCCACGCTGCCGGTCGGGAAACCAGTACGTGAGGTACAGAATGATGCCGGGAAAGAACCCGGCTTCCGCGGCGCCTAGCAGAAAGCGCAGCAGATACAGCATGCCCGCACTCTTCACGAACATCAGCAGCACGGTCAGGCTGCCCCACAGCACCATGATGCGCAGCAGCGTTTTGCGCACGCCGATCTTCTCCAGCAGAAGATTGCTCGGTACTTCGAACACCAGATAGCCGACGAAGAACATGCCGGCCGCCAGTCCGAACACGGCATCGTCGAGCTTGAGATCCTGCAGAAACTGCAGCTTCGCGAAACCGATATTCACGCGGTCGATGAAATTGACGACGTAGCAGAAGAACAGAAACGGCACGATACGCCGCGCGATCTTGCGATAGATCGCGTCTTCGGGCGCGGCGGCTGACGAACGCTGCATCATGGTGTCTGGCGCTCCGGGCGCGGGTGAGGGGATTCGCTTGAAAGCTTCTGTTCCAGTGCCGCTTGCCTCGATTTACCACTCGCCGAAAAAGACGCCCCAATCCTTGTGCGTGTTGGTTTTACTCTCCACCGTCGGATTGTCGATCGTCACGCGCTGTTTCAACGAGGCGTACCAGTCCGCGAGTCTGGCGTGCATCTGCTCGCGTATCGGGGCGTGACTCGCGTCGGCGCCGAGATCGGCATACTCGTGCGGATCGTTCGCGAGATCGAACAGTTGCGGCCGGTAACCAAGCCAGTGGATGTATTTCCAGCGCGCGTCGCGCACCATCCAGCCGCGGCACTCGTCGGGCTTGCGTTGCAGCGCAAGGCGCGCGCCCCGGAAGCTGTAGTCGAGCTCCGAGACGACATAGTCGCGCCAGCCGTCCGCACGTTGCGCGTCATTGCGCGTGAGCGGCAGGACCGAACGTCCTTCGATCCGCTCGTCGCAGGCCGGCAGCCCGAGCGCGTCGAGTACCGTCGGCACCACGTCGATGCAGGACATGAAGCGGTTCTCGACGCCGCCGCGAGTCGCATCCGCGGATGCCGACGGATCGTAGACGATCATCGGCACGCGCTGCACGGTGTCGTAGAACAGTTCTTTTTCGCCGAGCCAGTGATCGCCGAGGAAATCGCCATGGTCGGCGGTGAAGACGATCAGCGTGTCCTGCCAGCGGCCAAGTCGTTCGAGCGACTCCCACAGACGGCCGAGATGGTCGTCGATCTGCTGGATCAAGCCCTGATAGACGGGCCGCACGGTATTCGAGACTTCCTCGCGCGCGAAATTCACGCATTCTTCCTGCGTGCGGTACGCGGCCGTCACCGGGTGAGCATTGTCGAGTTCGGCTGCGCGGCGTTGCAGCGGCAGGCATTGGTCGAGCGAATACAGATTGTGATACGGGCGCGGCGCGACGTAAGGCCAATGCGGCTTTACGTACGACAAATGCAAAGCCCACGGTTCGTCCCCGCGTGCCTCGATATAGCGGATCGCCTGATCCGTCATATAGGCGGTTTCCGAATGCGGCTCGGCGACGCGCGCGGGCCAGCGGACATTGCGCATTTTCCAGCCGGAATGCACGGCGCCATTGTCATCTTCGACGCTGATGGCAAAGTCGCTCCATGGCTTGTCGCTGACATAGCCGTGTTCGCGCAGAAAGGCGGGGTAGCCGCTTTCCTTACCGGGTTCGTGATGGCCGTCGTAACGGTCCAGCTCGTCGAACGATCCGCTCGACAGGCGGCGCCCGAGCGGACTTTGCCGCGCAATGTCGAGCCGTTCCATGCCATGCGCGTCCGCCATCACGTGCGTTTTACCGGCCAGCGCGAGCGAGCGGCCATTCAGACGCAGGTACTCGCCGAGCGTCATTTCGCCGATCGATAGCGGCACGCGGTTCCAGTTCGCGCCGTGACTGCTCATCGTGCGGCCCGTGTAATAGGACATACGCGACGGACCGCACACGCCGGAGCTGACGAACGCGTTGTCGAAACGCAGCCCGCGCGCGGCGAGCGCATCGATATGCCGGGTGCGCAGATAAGGGTGACCGTAGCAACCGAGGTGATCGCGGCGTAACTGGTCGCACATGATAAAGAGAACGTTGCGGGTGTCGGCCATCTGTCAGTACCTTCGCGGCCTCTCGGCCTCAAGAAGAAAGCGCCGGCGAGAAGAAACCGGCAAGATGTCCGATGCTAGAAACGAACCTCACGATTGACCTAATCAAATGTATGTGCGAATGCACAATAAGCCGGCGTGGACGCGGAAAAAGCACGTCATAATGACCGGCGAGCCAACATTTACCCTACATTCACCGTGTCCGATTTCCCCACGCGGCCTGTGCTGAAACATCCCGAGCACATCGACGAATTCCTGCTGTATCGCTTGCACAACCTCGCGCGGGTGGCCGTGCAGGGCGCCGGTTTGATGTTCCGCCGGGAACTTGGCATTAGCCGGCGCGACTGGCGCATTCTCGCGTTCGTCGGTAAATACCCGAATGCGAGTCTGAGTCAGCTCGCCGAACAGGCCGCATTGGATACGGTGGTGGCGAGCCGTTGCGTCGCCAATATGGTGAAGAAAGGCCTGATCGCCAAAACACGGTTGCCGGAGAATAAACGCTTGACGGTACTCGCGCTCACCGACACCGGCCACTGGGTCTACGAACAGGCGCGGGAATGCGGGCAACGCTATAACACCGAGTTCGCCGCCTGTTTAAGCGACGAGGAAGCGCAGTTACTCGATGCATTGCTCGACCGGATGGAGCAACAGGCCGTGCTATTGAATCAACGCGAAATGGCGAAAAGCGGTGCGTTGCTGGAAGAAGATCCGGACGCGGCGGCGGAGTAGTTGCGGGGTAGATTCCAATCGGATTCGAATGGTCGATCGCGTGCCCGTCATGCGCCACCCGAATCGATTGGCTGCCGGCAGCGGCGGATCGCTTCGGTCGATCCGTTACAATGACCCGCACCTTTCACCTGGAGACTTGCTTTGAAATCTATCGTTGCTTTGGTCGCCGCCGCTGTGTTGTCCTCGTCGGCAATGGCCGCACCCACCACCGAGAAACTGCCGTCCGGCGTGATCGTCGAACATCTGAAGCAGGGTACCGGTGCGCAACCGGTCGCCACCGACGTCGTGAAAGTGAACTATCGCGGCACGCTCGCCAACGGTACCGAATTCGATAGCTCCGCGAGCCATGGCGGCCCGGCTACGTTTCCGCTGAACCGCGTGATTCCGTGCTGGACGCAAGGTGTGCAGAAAATGAAAGTGGGCGGCAAGGCGAAGCTGACCTGCCCGGCGGCCACCGCTTATGGCGATCGCGGCGTCGGCGTGATTCCGCCGAACAGCGACCTGACTTTCGAGGTCGAACTGGTCGACATCGTCAAGCAGTAACGCGCAATTCGCTTCAAGGCAAAGCCCCGCTCCGGTTATTTCGCAGCGGGGCTTTTGTCATTGGGGCGACTTTTTTGTGTGGCCATCAATATAGTTGGTTGTTTTAAAGTGACGAACCGCTGCTTCGTTTACTGTCTGCCCGTGCGCCGAAACGATATGGCATTCGTCGCGCAGTCTCGAAGATCTCCGCTGTCCTTCCTCTTTTTTGTTGCGCATCGGGAGCGCCGGTCATGAATATCGACTTTCACTATGGTGTGGTCTATATCGTCGCTCGCACGGCCGGCATGACGGCCGGCGATGCGCTTACCGTCGCGCATGCCTGCCAGTATGTGGACGACGCGACGACTTCAGGAATATTGCGCTTCGAAGGCGGCGAAACCTTCGAGCGTTTCGCCACCGCGCACAAGATGTTCGACTATGCGAACACGGAGAACGATCAGAACCGGCTGGTCTGGGCGCCATTTCATTTTCTGCCGGCGGGCGAGGGCGATACGCTTCAGGAACGAGCCATCTGTCGCGCCGACAGCGCCGTCGCGCGCGAGACCGTGCGGCGGGCAATCCGCCAGCGCGGCGCCGATACCGCGTTGCACCGGCTGGGCGTGACGCTTCACACGTATGTGGATACCTGGGCGCACCAGGGGTTTTCCGGCATCGAGAGCCCGTCGAACCGCGTGCATTTGCTGGAGTCGCAGGATTGCACGCGCAAAGGCTGGTTTGCCCGATTAAGCGAGGCGACTCGTCATCTGATCGAGCACATCGAGGAAGATGTATTGACCGTGGCGTTACCCGTCGGCCATGGCGCCGCGTTGCATTATCCCGACCAGCCATGGGCGAAATGGCATTACATCGACGGCAGGAATGCTTTCGTCGAACGACACAACTTGCCGGAGTTCGTGCAGGCTGCCGAGATGGCATGCCGCGCGGTGCGAGCCTGGCTGGCCGGCACGGAAGATTTCGAAACGCAGGAGGGTTTGCCGCCAGACGTCAAGGATGCACTCACCGAGCTGCTGAATACCAACCGGAATCTGGACGATAACCAACGCTTGCGGACCCTTTGCGACGAGGTAAGCCAAGGCCGCATTCCGGGTTTGAAAGAGACGATCCCGGTCTATGTGCCGAAAGGCCCCGGCTCGTGGAAATGCAATGCCACCGGTTTGCGATTCGACGACGACACCGGCGACCGGCCGGCATGGACGGATGCGTTCGAGAAGAGCGATTACCGGCTCTTTCACGACTCGG is a window of Paraburkholderia sp. D15 DNA encoding:
- a CDS encoding DUF6765 family protein, which codes for MNIDFHYGVVYIVARTAGMTAGDALTVAHACQYVDDATTSGILRFEGGETFERFATAHKMFDYANTENDQNRLVWAPFHFLPAGEGDTLQERAICRADSAVARETVRRAIRQRGADTALHRLGVTLHTYVDTWAHQGFSGIESPSNRVHLLESQDCTRKGWFARLSEATRHLIEHIEEDVLTVALPVGHGAALHYPDQPWAKWHYIDGRNAFVERHNLPEFVQAAEMACRAVRAWLAGTEDFETQEGLPPDVKDALTELLNTNRNLDDNQRLRTLCDEVSQGRIPGLKETIPVYVPKGPGSWKCNATGLRFDDDTGDRPAWTDAFEKSDYRLFHDSVKEHRFVTTQEILPAHGLRIA
- a CDS encoding FKBP-type peptidyl-prolyl cis-trans isomerase; amino-acid sequence: MAAPTTEKLPSGVIVEHLKQGTGAQPVATDVVKVNYRGTLANGTEFDSSASHGGPATFPLNRVIPCWTQGVQKMKVGGKAKLTCPAATAYGDRGVGVIPPNSDLTFEVELVDIVKQ
- a CDS encoding MFS transporter, coding for MMQRSSAAAPEDAIYRKIARRIVPFLFFCYVVNFIDRVNIGFAKLQFLQDLKLDDAVFGLAAGMFFVGYLVFEVPSNLLLEKIGVRKTLLRIMVLWGSLTVLLMFVKSAGMLYLLRFLLGAAEAGFFPGIILYLTYWFPDRQRGRITSLFIMAVPLAGIIGGPLSGWIMVHFHDLLGLRGWQWLFLIEGVPAIALGVMALLYLDDRPASAKWLSHEEKRFVAMALDADRKTRGTQYTPPAGLADVLRNPRIYLLSAIYFCVFMGLNAIGFWIPTLLRHVGVQQLGHIGWISGGMSVCTAIGIVVIGHSSDRRAERRWHVAACGFAVAASFLLLPFAARSVPFTVALLVVASICIYATLSIFWTIPTADLDGGAAAAGIATITAIGAIGGAVSPSLIGSLATRTGSIYTGFAVIAVLLIAGMIALLWAVPSPRRSPLGTAQPAVPKP
- a CDS encoding carbon-nitrogen hydrolase family protein translates to MNRIEPAIPQVSLCIAAAQAQPVSGDVAANIAKTVELTGLAADRGAKVVVFPEKFLSGYEPDLIAGDPAKYAFETHDARLEPIRDICRRREIVVIVGAATRDAGALHISSLVFDRSGKEIEPYHKQYLYSSERTIYTPGTRGRMLELNGWRLALGVCYDSGFPEHARLAALNGAHAYLVSALFSVKTGYHQSRVWFPARAFDNTLYVLLSNHVGTTGGWATCGSSAIWRPDGDAIVEADREHDGVITALLDPAVLADVRARETVLADFAARDEGPSGEYIVSRLD
- a CDS encoding sulfatase-like hydrolase/transferase; translated protein: MADTRNVLFIMCDQLRRDHLGCYGHPYLRTRHIDALAARGLRFDNAFVSSGVCGPSRMSYYTGRTMSSHGANWNRVPLSIGEMTLGEYLRLNGRSLALAGKTHVMADAHGMERLDIARQSPLGRRLSSGSFDELDRYDGHHEPGKESGYPAFLREHGYVSDKPWSDFAISVEDDNGAVHSGWKMRNVRWPARVAEPHSETAYMTDQAIRYIEARGDEPWALHLSYVKPHWPYVAPRPYHNLYSLDQCLPLQRRAAELDNAHPVTAAYRTQEECVNFAREEVSNTVRPVYQGLIQQIDDHLGRLWESLERLGRWQDTLIVFTADHGDFLGDHWLGEKELFYDTVQRVPMIVYDPSASADATRGGVENRFMSCIDVVPTVLDALGLPACDERIEGRSVLPLTRNDAQRADGWRDYVVSELDYSFRGARLALQRKPDECRGWMVRDARWKYIHWLGYRPQLFDLANDPHEYADLGADASHAPIREQMHARLADWYASLKQRVTIDNPTVESKTNTHKDWGVFFGEW
- a CDS encoding MarR family transcriptional regulator codes for the protein MLKHPEHIDEFLLYRLHNLARVAVQGAGLMFRRELGISRRDWRILAFVGKYPNASLSQLAEQAALDTVVASRCVANMVKKGLIAKTRLPENKRLTVLALTDTGHWVYEQARECGQRYNTEFAACLSDEEAQLLDALLDRMEQQAVLLNQREMAKSGALLEEDPDAAAE